Sequence from the bacterium genome:
GGACCGGGTCGGGCAGGGGGAGCAGTACTGGTGCACCTACAAGCAGCTCGTGACCATGCAGGCCCTGGCCTCGATCGGCCTGGTGAGCCGGATCGTGCCCTGCAACTGGCACCACTCGCACGAGTTCTGGTCCAACGATTACGGCCGCTGGATCGTGATGGACGCCTGGACCGCCAACTTTTACCGCAAGGACGGTGTTCCGTTGGGCGCGCTGGAGCTGCACCGGTTGAGCCGCGCCACGGGCGATCTCAAAGGCTCCGGGGTCTGGGAGATCAATAACAACCCCAACCGCTCGCAGCCGGGGCGCACCCAGGACAGCGTTCCTGCCGAGAGCGGCTGCTACAGCTACGTGCGGATGATCCCGCGCAACGATTTTCTCTCCAACCCGCTCGCCCCAAAGCCCGCGGGAGCGCCGGGCAGCTACCTTCAGCCCAACAACCAGCTAAACGACCCCCTGATGACCGGCCTGGAGCACGTGGCCTGGTGGCAGCCGGGCGACCCGCCGCCGCTGGTCTGCCCCACGGTGCGGGATGAGCGGGACTGGAATTTCCCGCTGGACGAGGTGGAGCTGGACCTGCGCCGTCCGGTGACCCGCGAGGGCGTGCTGGAGATGACACTCAGCACCAACACGCCCGAGTTCGACACCTATCTGCGGCGGCTGGACAACGGCCAGTGGGAAGCCTGCGGGAGCCACTTTCTCTGGGAACTCAAGCCCGGCGCGAACAGCCTGGAGCTGAAAAGCCGCAACAAGTGGGGACGCTGCGGGCCGGTGAGCCGGGCCGCGCTGGATTACAGTCCCGGGGAACTGCGGCCGAAGATTGTCACCCGTTTCGAGATACCGGACCCGGGGTTCGAAAAGTCGAATGCGGCGCAGGAGGGCTGGAACGGCAACCCGGCGGTCGGCTGGCGCATGATCTACACCGATCCCTGGCAGAAACCCGCCTTCGCCGGGGCGGTGAAAGACGCTCCGCACTCCGGGAGCTGGTGTTTCCGGATCCAGCCGAACCAGCGCGGGATCTGGGCGCGCCTGGTGAGCGGCTCGTTCCGGGTGAACCCGGCCTCGGATGTGACGCTCAAGGTCTGGCTGCGCGCCGACAGCGACAAGCGCGAGGCGACAGTATACCTCAAGGACTCCACTCCGGGCGGGCCGGCCTCCCAGGCGATCTGGCAGCAGCGGGTGGTGCTGGACACGCAATG
This genomic interval carries:
- a CDS encoding transglutaminase-like domain-containing protein; protein product: MRLTTAFELTLLCVSPCFLLAQAAVGGGRVGYEYWIPNSETDSAAMHGIHFREFINGSAHLPPYEFRYQRWDDPQLGELNRRLGVDSLVAGAKDDLEAASRIALKVCNLWAHTAPVEYPVWNALGLLDRVGQGEQYWCTYKQLVTMQALASIGLVSRIVPCNWHHSHEFWSNDYGRWIVMDAWTANFYRKDGVPLGALELHRLSRATGDLKGSGVWEINNNPNRSQPGRTQDSVPAESGCYSYVRMIPRNDFLSNPLAPKPAGAPGSYLQPNNQLNDPLMTGLEHVAWWQPGDPPPLVCPTVRDERDWNFPLDEVELDLRRPVTREGVLEMTLSTNTPEFDTYLRRLDNGQWEACGSHFLWELKPGANSLELKSRNKWGRCGPVSRAALDYSPGELRPKIVTRFEIPDPGFEKSNAAQEGWNGNPAVGWRMIYTDPWQKPAFAGAVKDAPHSGSWCFRIQPNQRGIWARLVSGSFRVNPASDVTLKVWLRADSDKREATVYLKDSTPGGPASQAIWQQRVVLDTQWRCYELKARLTARTSELMAGVQAFGGQLWVDDFSLGEDSRTELPW